In Alosa sapidissima isolate fAloSap1 chromosome 5, fAloSap1.pri, whole genome shotgun sequence, the genomic stretch TGATTCATTGTATTATCATCAATTGCTCTCTGGTTAAAAGGCTTCTGGTTACCAAGGATGCTGTGCAGCCAGCCACTTAAGTACTGAGAAAGCTCCCAGGAGAAGAAGGAAGAGCAAAGAGATTTGAAGGGTGTGGAAATTATTAAGATTTAGGATCCTGACTGAGAAAATACAGGAACAACATCAGAATGGATGCTGACAGAGTCAGGGTTATATCGCCCTGAACTGTGTAATTGATTAACAATAGGGCAAATATgacaagaaaaagaaacattACTGAGCAATAAGGTGATGTCATATGACCATGGAAACGTAATTTGGTGACCGCTTAATGATAAATGTgttacattaaaatataaaaaaggcAATACTTGCTGTACAATAACTGCTGAACTACTGAACTGCAAGACCTCTATAGGTTTTTAGAAACAGCATGCATggcattaacattttcagtctAGATTTCTCTGGGACTGACGAGCTGAATAGTATTCTGTGGCCATGACACAGAGAAAGGAAGATGTGAAGTGCTTGAGATATGAATGAGATATTTCTGTGACTGCTGCCACCTGCTGGACATCTCTGATAGCTCTGCTGCTTCCTGGTGAtattacattttgtttcaactgcttacacacaaaatctttgcttgtcacacaattttctgtctttcaaacaccataacctcacaccaaatctgcaaaactaTACACTAATTCTGAGTGTTTGACTCGGCTTTCAATTTCCTAAAACACTTTttacaaaacaccacacacaattttcaacACAGAAAATTTTAAAAAGAAGTAGGCtaacttgatttcgttttttcaaacacaaccgaTCAAAATGCCATACTTATTCTCCACTTATTCACACTCACCTTCACAGTCCTATATGTACAAACACTCAtgactttactgaacaccatccgatCATTGCCTTTTAGGCCTATGAATAGCCTACTCTATACAGGTgtaagggcagccgtggcctactggttagcacttcggacttgtaaccggttgccggttcaaacacCGACCCTTTCAATCAGTTCCTAAAGGATTTACAGTTGAAATGTTCacaaccaatgcagatactttagcgtaatgttctacaaaaataaacttgacGTAatcccaagttaccattagctcaatgttgttttctgtgcctctGGAGATGCCAGTAATTACTTAGAAATACAGTAATTTCTGTCTTTggcaaaatcagctttttcaaaactccatgttCATAGTGGTCATTGTATTTGCTTCCTTTTTTGTTGTTAGCTGTTACATActgttttcacaacagcaaattatttagGGGAAATCATTATTTTGTGTTTCAATATTGTATAcgtttactgtgtatttcaacttttcTCTGTAGATGagtttcactcttgtatggacaTATAATAGAAGcccatgaaagacagaagagctttataggttttgagcaacagtgtgtacatgatgtatccaaaatgtcatatgtttataatgtgaggcgaatgtttgcttttgagatgtgtttatgacattttgaatgttgtcattttgctggaaatttgaggcattttatattttgtgttttgaaaaatagacacatcatttttaaaatgtgtgtaaacagttgtaaaaaactgtaagagAAACAGCTTTTCAGGTTTAGGCTGTGGGTATCTGGTTATATTCACAGGTGGAAGAAAGGTGTTTGTGAAGGCTTTTGGTGTGTTAGATCTGGATAATCTAAGCAGCTCTTCTTGATTATCACCTTGAGGCAGCGTACTACTATTAAACTAGATGAGCCCAAGGACGTACCCTTGAGAACACCTTAAGATATTGATTTAGCCCAGGACTATGGAGGTGGTTTTGGATTCAAAAGGTATACAACACTTACACTATTGTAATTCGGTCTATccgtccatttgtgtgtgtgtgtgtgtgtgtgtgtgtgtgtgtgtgtgtgtctgtgcatataaCTTTTAAAAATGCTGGTCCAATTTACTTCAATTATCAAGGAAGAGTTTCACCATGTCTCATTCGTCCTGTTTTATTATCTGGATTAGGATCCCAGGCAgtgcaggattttttttttttcactgactAATTTTAGGGGTGAAGGTCTGCAGTCGCTtgactgtttttgttgtttatgaGACTCTTCCAAAACACTGTCAAAACTTAAATTCTTCGAGCATGGCAGCAGTAATGTGCGCTTGGGGACTTACAGTATAGGGATTGTGAATGGCATCCTTTACAGAACTGCTGCTGCCTCACTCAATCCAAGAGTTAAATGTTTAATGTCAGAACTACAGCAAACTACAGTTGGCACATACTACTGAAGCCTTACGCCTTACCTGGTTTTTAATTCAGTTTGTGgaaataatttattttaacTGTCTGTGTCATGGCTTGTGGCCGTTTGATGGATGTAGCAGCTTTAAAGGCTGAAGATTAATTTTGGTGTGTTTAATTAAACTAAAAAATTAAACACAAGAACAGATGCACGCAACACACAGTCAATTTATTTCATAATAATTACACCCTTTTCTGTGTTCTGATTTGCTCACTCTCTTTATTCATCGATCTCGTTACCATGGTTACCATAGTGACTGCAGATGTTACAATCATGACGTGTGATGATGAACAAGAGGAGCCGTGTCTGAGGCAGCCTGCCACACCACAGCCGTTCTGTGATTCTGGCAATTCTTACAGGTGGTTTGTCGTTCCTTCTGACTTattcctttctgttttttttaactttctttctgtcttttttctcacATCCTATCTTTCCTGAAGTGATGGGTAAAAAGTGCTGTGAACAATTGTTTCAGTGGTGCACCACCAGGTCTTGGGGCCTGTGGTCCTTGTGGTCTAGCCAGACCTGCAGGGCTAGGAGCAGTAAAATGGAGGAGGAGTCATGAAAGGGGGGATCAGGTGTGGGAGGGCGGGGAGCGTTAAGGAAGCGAAGGGCGAagggaaagaaggaaggaaggaagggcaCAGGAGAGTCTTCTCACTGCTGGATTCTACGGATGGACTGAATCTGGAAGGTCTGAGCGTGGGAGCCAAACTCTCTGTAGTGTTTGTACTCTCCTCCGTGGCAGTCACACTCCATGATGTATTGGTGTCCACGGTAACCAGGATACTGGTAGCACACCCAGCTATGAAGGAGAGGGAAAGGTTGTTGAATGCATAGATTTGTTTTCGGTTCAAAATGAACAGTAACAGTGTTGATCTAGCTTGTGAGGGAACTTCTAGCTTCTAACAGAGTACACATCCTAACTCATTCGAAGTACTATTTCAGTGACAAATTCAAGAGCAAAAAATGCTCTCACTTTCCCCACAGTCTGGGACCTGATACTTACGCTCCACTCTGCACCATCATAGAGCCGACCTCACTCATGCCCCAGCCCATGGCCTGAAGAGAGGGGTAGTCATCGCACATCTCCCACTGCTTGCCCATGAAGTTAGGGCTGTCGTACACAACCATGCGGCACTCCTTGTGGCTCTGCTCCAGGCATAAAGGGGGGATATTATATGTAAGAGGTAGCCAGGTTTATAGGTAGGTGAGGTAGATATTTGTGAACATATCCATGACAAAAAATGGACGTAATGCTCAAGGAGGAGAGATTTGGCTTGGCATGAATTAAGAAAGCATCCAAAACCTCAAATGATTTGTGGATAAAGGATTGATCAAAGATGAATGTAATTTTCAGCAGTGGGGTCTGGTTAGTAATTGGGTTAGCCAGCCCAGTTAGCCCCGCACAAGGCAATGCCCTCGCTCACAGGGAACTGTagtactatagaccctttcaagagagttccattatcagcatcatagttggccccacaaggcttcctttttaacattccatatgttatgttaatgcagaggaagtagattggggcccaaatagaacgttcaagcattgtttttgtttttattgttgaaagggtctatagaagcCAATACTGTTTGTGCTGTTCTAGTGGACACATGTCTGATGGCAGTTACTCACAGCGGAATAGATGGGGCGGAAGGACATCATCCTCTCGATGTGATAGGCGTTGCTGCCGCTGTAGGCCTCCCAGCAGGGGTAGTCTCCCCTCTCCAGGATGAACTGCTGGCCACAGTAGCTGGAGTGCTCATAACCCACCCAGCTAAAGACAGAACACAAGAGGATAGGAACAGCAATTGAGGAATGGCAATCATAGATGATCAGAAGATAACGAAGAATGGGTTTTGAGAaaaagggtgggggggggctgtttaGCTTTTTCCCAGGTGTTGTACTTCCATACTAACTTCCATGAGCGGTTCAATGACACATTGATTCAATGTCATTGTCATTTACATGTCGAAGAAACTACATGGTGGACCCTTCATAAACCAGGAAGTTTGACTTAAGTTGGAACTTTCCCTTCTCAACTTGAACACTTACGCGCCACACTCCACCTTCAGGGAACGGATGTTCTCCATGCCGCACTCCATAATGTTCTGGCAACAGGAGGTGAACTCCATGCGCCTACCCTGGAAGTGCTGCTGGTCGTACACGGTGATCTGGGAAGATGCAAATGTAAAAATTAGATCGTTGAGTGTTGCTAGTCCTGATTGTCAGCTGGTTTTATCTTGTGGTCTAAGTCTGCATGAAAATTAAGATTTGAAGGAaacgtgcagtgtgtgtgtgtgtgtgtgtgcatctatgtgTATTTTTTAAACTCACCTTCCAAGGGCCCATAGGCATGGGGTTCATGGGATTTGTCAGAGCCATTTTATCTGATTCCTGATTACTAACAGACCTGCAAAACAGAGAAAAGTAGTTCTGTACACAAAGCTCCCCGACATAAAGACAAAGCATTGCATTTCCAGAAGATTCTGGATGACCAAAGGGTATTCACTCTAACTGTCAAAAGGACCACAGAACTAATGAAGAGTCGTTACAGAGTTGTTGCTTTTATCCCTTTCACTCCATTATCAGTCTGAACAATCAGACCCTGACACCAGAAAAGAGCCATTGAAAGCCACAGAAGGCTGAAACAAACACTTTCAAACCTTTTAACTATACCGAATTCACTGACTGAATTATTTATGGACACTCAATATCTTATGCCACTTGCATCATATTGTAGAGATATCTGTAGGCATATTTATATCTATAAATCAAGTTAAAATAGAAGTACAAATGATTTGCAAAAGGATCTATGCTCCATCAGGTACACGAACAATTCTATATGCACAAATACACTTGATATACACTTGATATATTACAATTGTAGTTCTAAATGTAGTTCTACCCACAATAACAGAATGAATGATTCAATTAATAGTTCCCTTCAAGTGGCACTGATGAAATGAAAGAATGAATATATTTTAACTTATACAAAATTTAGTCCTATGGATAATGATACATTGTCACGTTAATAGATTAACTATCAGATTTTACAAATCAAGTGAGATTGctggaaaatatatattttaagaaATATGACCCAAATTAATtctcataattaaaaaaaaaaaaaaaaaactgttcacCACTATGCATCCATGGCTTACCAGACCTACCCAAATAATGAGCTGTGTGCGCTGACTGGATACCAATCGGTCTCGTGTCCCAGGCACCGTGGGGGTATTTATACAGGGCACGGGTGAATGCCCGGTGACTCATTTGACTGGGCTGCCGTCAGCACTTTGCCAGGGGCCCCTTTGTCTGTGGGCTGAGCCTGAGCTTTAGTGCCCTAACACAACCCCACACAAAGCAGGTAGCGCTGTCCAGGAGTGCAAAACAAGGGGTGCAGCCCCCAATAGGTAACAGGGTCCCAGCCAACATGGTGGAGATGTTTCACACAGTAGATGCTCTCCATATGCTGTCACTGGTGATTACTCTGGAGtgcattttacattttaatCTTTATTATTACAAATATAAACATGTCATTTTACTCATTAAATGTAGGTATTGTGTCACATTTCGGCTTTGTGAAGTAGACTGAGATGTTGGAAGTCATGAGGCGCAAGGAGCCTAATCTCCATCACTGCATCACTGTTAATGCTGGGCATTCACATTTCACTTTATTTGGAAAGTATACCTGCTACTACACTTAGTGAACTTgtaacattgtgtgtgtttgtgtgcattgacATGCCCACAACTGAAAAAAGAAGTTATGAGAATGAAATGAGAAGTTATAAACCCtgaaaaggtcaaaggtcatgttTAGACTATTTTGAACATTCATTTAGACTGATGTGCTGTTGTGCGCAGGGAAAGTGACATAGATATTGATAAGACATCTCTGCTTTTATTAAGTTTCTCTGGGCTTCAGTGGTATTGTCAGAGCAGGAGACACCAGCATAATTACACCTTAAGGGACGATGATCCATATTCTCtgaacccccccacccacccacccccagccCAACCCTGACTAAGCAGGATTAGCAGCAGACACACTGTCCCAATGAACATTGTTTGTGGGTCTCTACTGGCAGCGCTCATGCCTTACACTGAGACCTGCTGCTGGATGGGAATGGTTGTCTGCAGGCAAAATGATATTGATGTTTTCACTTACTATACCAGCAACAAGAATGGAACCAAGCGATCGCTCCTTTTGGATTTCGGCTCACTTAGCCTCTTGCAAAGTAAATGCTCAGCTGTGTTCACATTTGACTTTATCGTGTTAATGTTGCATGCTGCTATTATTTTCCAGAACACATTCTTACCGTAACTTCCCTTATGTTGCTTTGTCTGATATGTGTTTTAGGTTGTTGttgcatttttgtttgtgttttatgttataTCTATCtgtttgtatttgtgaatgAAAGTTTTTATCTCATTTGCCTCCCATCTTGACCAGTAATCCCTGGCAGAGGAGATATTGCATCAGAATGGGACCTTCCTAAAAGGagacataataaaataaatgcatTATGGGGTTTGTGTAGTCTGTATGTCATTTTtaattattcattttatttttgaaaaatgcCGTGCTGTACTTTGTGTTTCACAATATAGCTTTGTGTTCATAACTTCTTTGGTGATCATAAGTTCAGCAATTCAATTTCAATCTGTTTTTTAAAAGCTTGCAATATACATAAATCCACTGCATAATTTAACTATAAACAATGTGGGTAGATAAGCTGAGTAATAGTGTAGTCAGTGGCACAACATCTGCTGTCTTTTCAGATGTGGCAGCCATGCATAACATAAATTAAGATGTGATACAGTGTTCATTAATAATATTATCAATAATATTGTTTGTTAATATTAAATGTTCAAATTTTTTCGTAGAGTAAATGCAaactaggatcagtaagactgaAGATATAAGAGAAGAGCTTTAAGAGAACTATATGGATTTGCACACCAATCAAAAGACTGAAGGCCTGATACTGTCAAATTAGATAACCATAGTTCCTAAAATGCATCAACATGTTGGAAATATGAGACATTGAAAACAGAGATGATTTGTTGATTTATTGTTGGTTGATGGTTTGTTTGTTATCAGCTATCACAACAGGTCACCCAAGACTCTTGACTAACTAAATCACTAAATGTTCAGTGATGGTAATTAAGGGAATAGTGTTGCCTGACCTCTACTAGTTGTATTACAGTATTGTATAGTAGTGTATTTGTAAACTGATGTCCACCAGAGAAATGCATTCCTACACCAGATGAAAAatctgcatgtgtgttatttttttcaaatgcttGGTAGTTAACACCTGTtgtgcatgaatgaatgaatgtcttcctgcctgtgtgtctgtgtgtctgtctctctctctctctctctctctctctctctctctctctctctctctctctctctctctctctctctttctgtgtgtgagtgtgtgtgtatgtgtctgagtgtgtgtgtgcacgcaatgTGTTTCTGCTGATGAGGACAGCTATCCAACAGTGACAAAGAGTTGGGCCTAGTCAGCAGGccagcactacacacacacacaaacacacacacacacacacacacacacacacacacacacacacacacacacacacacacacacacacacacacaaatacacacacacactctctctctctctctctctctctctctctctctcacacacacacacacacacacacacacacacacacacacacacacacacacacacacagccatacatgTCCTACATTGCTGACAGGCAGAGATCATGTCATTCTCTCTTACACCTCAAACACTGTGAAGAGACTATATCAGACCCAAATTTATAGAGAGAGAGCCAATCATTCACTCCAGAGGTTATCTGTATAAAAGCAGAACATTTTACCAGTTTTTACAAGGTTTAATATACAATGTTCAATCAAATATGTGCGTATGATGCTGACCTTGGTGTCAGAAAGTAATAGCAATATATCACTGATCAACACACCTCATGGCATATGATTTATAGATGTATGAATGTGCTAACTTTGTGATCAATATTACAGTATACTTCACATATGTGACACAGAGAAAATAGATAAATACAAACAGGGGCAATTATTTTCCCAGCAGTATACTTGAAAAAGGAAAGTCTGTGTGAAACTTTTGTTTTAAAATTACTctaaagtaagtaagtataagtatatatactcttttgatcctgtgagggaaatttggtctctgcatttatcccaatccgtgaattagtgaaacacactcagcacacagtgaacacacagtgaggtgaagcacacactaatcccggcacagtgagctgcctgcaacaacagcggtgcttggggagcagtgaggggttaggtgccttgctcaacggcacttcagccgtgcctactggtcaaggtttgaaccggcaacaagtccaaagcgctaaccagtaggccacggttgcCCACTAGTGAAGAGCAGGACCAACACCAAATGAAACATGATTATCACCAACAAAATAGTCTGTTaatccaacacacatccccaacatacttacagcacattgcccccccccccccaatacacagcacattgtctcatgaggaagcttctccaacacacatattgcgcactgccctctccccacatacacatcacactatcccatctcccctgtcatcccccccaacacacacaccaagacccctggcagttgggttagccccttgagccgtggatctgcccaaggtttcttccttggtaaaggagtttttccttgcccctgttgctcttgggtgctccttgttggtgcccccccccccccccccccccatcccaaacctcccccacctttcttatgcagcccttgccacttaatctactaaacccctcttctactgcactttttaccccccccccccccataaatgcacaaataggctgacaccagacataatttcactgcatttcttacttccagtaactatatgcatgtgacaataaacttccttgtatccttgtatccttgtatccttgtttaCCCTTGGACCCAATTGGACAGCACCAAATAGAAGTATGAACCACCAAGACACATAGTGACTGACCACTTAAATACCTTGCCGGGTTGGTTTGGGATACATTTGACCACATGTCTTTTGCAGTGTATGCACTAATGCAGAGATTCTCATCATGTTTGGGGCTAATAAGGCACACATAACCAAACCAAAACATCACACCAACTCATGGTTACTGATTATAAAGTATGTCAAACACATTATTATAGACTATAAGAGGGGTGCTCAATCTTATTCCCATATTTTTCT encodes the following:
- the cryba1b gene encoding crystallin, beta A1b — its product is MALTNPMNPMPMGPWKITVYDQQHFQGRRMEFTSCCQNIMECGMENIRSLKVECGAWVGYEHSSYCGQQFILERGDYPCWEAYSGSNAYHIERMMSFRPIYSASHKECRMVVYDSPNFMGKQWEMCDDYPSLQAMGWGMSEVGSMMVQSGAWVCYQYPGYRGHQYIMECDCHGGEYKHYREFGSHAQTFQIQSIRRIQQ